In the genome of Fusarium poae strain DAOMC 252244 chromosome 1, whole genome shotgun sequence, the window TCTATTGTTCACGACATTCTTTTTGCCTGCATCAGTATCTACCGATGCGATGCCAAGAGCGAGAGTACGTTTAAACCCGAGACGCTCTCCATAGAGTTGCGGTTCTATCTGATGTACTACGTTCCGATGACTAATTCCAAGTAGGACGTGCCTTGGCTGCACCCCAGGTCCGACGTCTCTTCTCACGTTCTCCTCGAGACCCACGATACCACATGTTGGAACATCTGTCTCCCAAGTTCAGGTTGCCGCCTGTGGAGCGCGAGCCTCGAGCCGCTCTCATCTTGAACCGATTCACCAGAACATTAACGGTGATGTTTGCGACGGAAGCCATTGCGTCCATTCTCGGGGTTCCTGCTAGTCAGGTCCAGCACAAGAGCTTTTACGAGTGCATCCGTGAAAGCTGCCTCGATGACGCTGTCAGATGTCTCGAGAGCGCAAAGGCCAATGACTCCATTGCTTACTTGCGTTTCTGGTCTAGAGATCCACGACGACCAGAAGATtttgaagacgaagaaagCAATGCCGATGGAGAGTCAACAATTGATGCAGGGAATGGTGATGGAATTGTTGGTAGTGAGGATCCGTCCCATTACTTCAGAAACAACCACACCAGCAGCCCAAGTCCTGGCGCGGCTAGACCTGGTGAAGGTTCGATGGCCCCTAACCGTCAACGACGCGGTGACAGTCGCCGCTCTAGTGATTCAGAAGGAGGGGGTGTGAAGCTGGATGGTGCTATGGACCTTGACTCACGTTCCAATTCGGCTTCCAACTCGGCTTCCAACCATGGTCCTGCACGTTCTATCAAGGCAGAGCCCGATGTGGAAATGCAGGACGGTGTTTTCTCTGCAGGAGAGACGTCGGGAGAATCGCGTACTACAAGCTCCAATGCCTTGGGGTCTGCTTCCCACAACTCTCAAGCCGGCGGATATCAGACTCCCCCAACTCCCCCATCTCCACAGCCGGTCGGTGGCAACACCCCACGAGCAAGCAGGGAGCGCAGTCGTCCAGCGCCACAGCTGGCGCCTTCTGTTGAGCTGGAGGCCGTCGTATCTTGTACTTCTGATGGCCTTGTCGTCATCATTCGTCGAGCGCGACCCCAAATTCCTGATGCCCACAATCCTCAGATTCCTTCTACCAACGACCGTGGCGTTTTTGCTGCCCCCTGGGCGCAGCAACCTTTCCAAGCACAGTATTCGCATGAGACCTTTCACAATTTTCAAGCCCCATTGGCTCCGCAACATATGCCGCTGCGCAGCGGAATCCAAGCCAATGGAGGTCCTCCCATGGATCAGCTCATGCAGTCTATTAGAGATGTTGCTGTCTTTGCCTGGGCTCTTTGTGGTATCAATGGAAACATAGCTTCATATGGACACGGCCAGCCGTCGGGAGAAGCTCAGCCCCCTGATGGTCTTCCCATTTGGGATCCCACTGGAGCAGAAACTTCATACGAGGGGCCGTATAATCAAGCCGCTCAGCGATGGGCTAGAGAGGCTCAACGACACCAACACTCGCTACACCCACAGGATTCCGTCTCAACAGACTTTTCCATGGAAGGCTCAGCAGACCACAGCTCGTACGGGACGGGCTACCAGAACCATGCAAGCAATGGCTATGGAAATTCATGGATTTCACAGCCATCCGCCTACCAACAGAACCAAAATGCATTTGAGCACAATGGCCATCAAGATTATGGGGGCCAAACGGGCTACAACACCGATTCCTCGCATCGGCAATTAGATGGACAGCATTGGTCCGGGAACCCTCGGGAGCCTACTACTTCAGCTGAAGAAACTCCTGATCATACCTATAGATGGTATTGATCTGATTCGGCATTGAAGAAGAATTTGAACAAGAACTCAAAGATGAGAGGTTTATGAGTTGTAGCTGACCCTGTGATGTGAGCACGCGATACTCGAGAGTTGTGTCGTTTTAATTATTTGGTTATGATACTGAGCAAAATGGATTTGAACAGCCGAGAGGTACACTCGGTATGCTCTGAACAACGAGTTTTCTTTGACAATTGTCTGATGTATTCTTGACCGGCAATCAAGTATAAAACAAtcattaattaaaatttatcAAGTTTAGCAAAGCCaaaagtacctacctatgcatTTAAGGGAGCGAATTAGTGTTAGTGATAGGTTGTATCAAGGGATTGAAAGCCGATAACCCCTGTAAATATGTTCCTGAAAGTCTTGTTTTAGTTCAAGACATGTGATTGGCTGTAATCAGTAAGAAGCTTGGGCCACCTTCCGTCAAGGGGTTGTTTCTAGAGAGGCGACCGTGGAAGTTTCGCAGTTATTAGAGATACGTACGTCAGCTTTACCTTATACTCAGCAACTTTCGCTTCTTTGAGGCCACGATCCCATTGTAACGTCGTGCATTTATCTTACGACATTACAACCACCGTTCACGCAGTCACTTTCTTTTCGAAACGAATTCCCAACCACAACCTTCAACCATGTCAGCTTCCAGCGCTCGAGGGCACTATGCCAACCCACCTctcgaggatgaggacgaccTAATCGACCCTGATGATGGTGAGTTATCATACATCGCAGTCACGGAGCTTAGTCTCTACATGGTGTTCTGCTATGAACTTCATTCAACTTACACATTGTCCAGCCGATCTTAACGACTTTGACGACCCTCTTGCGACGAACAATGCTCGCCAACCGTTGACAGGCAACATCGGCTCCAGCTCATCATCGCGACCTTTGAACGAAGGCTATTTAACATCACGGATCCCTGGAGAAGACAGAGCAGCCCCTCTGAACACAATTGACGAGTCCGTCTGGGATACCTTGCGACGCGACCTGCTCGCCGTCTGGGCCAAGCTGAGAGAGGTTCTGTACCCTCGCTACCTTCTGGGTGGTACTATGTTTGACAGCGAGGGAGGTATTCGTGGCGCTTACTCAAGCATTCGTGGTGCTGGTCTATCGGGAACAAGAGAGGAACTTACTGGACTAGCAAGCCGCATGGTCGACGCTGAAGCTCTGCTTCAAAGCAACATGACACCCGGCCTTCGTGACTGGGATCTTTGGGGTCCTCTGATCTTCTGCCTACTTCTCAGTGTTCTTCTGAGCTTCACTGCTCGTTCGGAACAAAGAGATGCTGTTTTCAGTGGTGTCTTTGCCATGATCTGGCTCGGAGAGGCTGTGGTGACTCTGCAAATCAAGCTGCTAGGTGGAAATATGTAAGTTCTTTCTTAGTATGCCCTCTCATACGTGGCACTCACTAACCAATTTGTAGCTCATTTGCTCAGAGCGTCTGTATTATCGGATACACTCTTTTCCCTCTGGTCCTTGCTGCCATGATGTCTGCTCTGGGTCTCCACTGGATTGCTCGTATCCCCATCTACATTGTCTTGATCGGCTGGTCCCTAGCCGCTGGTGTTAGTATCTTGGGTGGTAGCGGCGTGGTCAAGAACCGGGTTTTCCTTGCAGTATATCCCCTGCTCGTCTTCTATCTTGGTCTGGGCTGCCTGTGTTTTATCAGCTAAGCCCAAGCTTATAGCAAGGGAAAGATGCGTTGAAACCAGGTTGCAAAATGAGAGTGAAGGGCAGATTAAAAAGATTGATTTAGAGTTGATGTACTTTTACCTGTACCGAATGGAACTTTACTGGAATTGCGGTGTAGTTGTTATGCGGCAATCCAGTGAGGAACGATACTTGGGTCATTATGCTACTGATTGGAAAATATTGATTAATTTTGGACTTGTGACAATTCTTAATCCGCAGATGAAAT includes:
- a CDS encoding hypothetical protein (TransMembrane:5 (o165-183i190-213o219-238i250-272o278-298i)~BUSCO:42780at5125), which codes for MSASSARGHYANPPLEDEDDLIDPDDADLNDFDDPLATNNARQPLTGNIGSSSSSRPLNEGYLTSRIPGEDRAAPLNTIDESVWDTLRRDLLAVWAKLREVLYPRYLLGGTMFDSEGGIRGAYSSIRGAGLSGTREELTGLASRMVDAEALLQSNMTPGLRDWDLWGPLIFCLLLSVLLSFTARSEQRDAVFSGVFAMIWLGEAVVTLQIKLLGGNISFAQSVCIIGYTLFPLVLAAMMSALGLHWIARIPIYIVLIGWSLAAGVSILGGSGVVKNRVFLAVYPLLVFYLGLGCLCFIS